Proteins from a single region of Methanotorris igneus Kol 5:
- a CDS encoding DUF4350 domain-containing protein, which translates to MKIEHYILLLIILIGFLTLPLSIPLIKTKQPFSVFNTENNGCSKFFKELYKNNKVKPILFPYKNLKDNSILFIISPDVDFTKEEGEVIKNYIRRGNILVLVDNFNKGNSLLQYLNLSNRFSNKPLYDIVSPYVVINTSYYKGYILIENPTSISGSGTVILYSSLASKVGDYPKPGDEGKYPLILEKNYGNGKIVLISDPDIFKNSLFKHNKGFLLSYFNYSNKIIYVDEIHHSDVNPQNLMTITISRNISPNSLIFLGFVFLLIFIIVENLEFIIKKVLSNPIIKKISHSVGKKEEYSISYFIKKYNVNERIVKEIINKIKVEE; encoded by the coding sequence ATGAAGATTGAACATTATATTCTACTCCTAATCATCCTAATAGGATTTTTAACACTCCCTTTATCAATTCCATTAATTAAAACTAAACAACCTTTTAGTGTATTTAATACAGAAAATAATGGATGCTCAAAATTCTTTAAAGAGTTATATAAAAACAATAAAGTAAAACCTATTTTATTTCCATATAAAAATTTAAAGGATAATTCCATATTATTTATAATTTCCCCCGATGTTGATTTTACTAAAGAAGAAGGAGAAGTAATAAAGAATTATATAAGAAGGGGGAATATTTTGGTTTTAGTTGATAATTTTAATAAAGGAAATTCACTTTTACAATATTTAAATTTATCGAATAGATTTTCAAATAAACCTCTTTATGATATTGTAAGTCCATATGTCGTTATTAACACCTCCTATTATAAGGGGTACATTTTAATAGAAAATCCTACATCTATCAGTGGTAGTGGAACAGTAATTTTATACTCAAGTTTAGCTAGTAAAGTTGGAGATTACCCAAAACCGGGAGATGAGGGAAAGTATCCCTTAATATTAGAGAAAAATTATGGAAACGGGAAAATTGTATTAATTTCTGATCCTGATATATTTAAAAATTCCCTGTTTAAGCATAATAAAGGATTTCTTTTATCTTACTTTAACTATTCAAATAAAATTATTTATGTTGATGAAATACATCATTCAGACGTAAATCCTCAGAACCTAATGACAATAACCATAAGTAGAAATATAAGTCCAAATAGTTTGATATTTTTAGGATTTGTTTTTTTATTAATATTTATAATAGTTGAAAACTTAGAATTCATAATTAAAAAAGTTCTTTCTAATCCAATTATTAAAAAAATATCACACAGTGTAGGAAAAAAAGAAGAATATTCTATATCTTATTTTATTAAAAAATATAATGTAAATGAAAGAATTGTTAAAGAGATAATAAATAAAATTAAGGTGGAAGAATGA
- a CDS encoding PKD domain-containing protein yields the protein MRLYAILVSIFIILGAVPIGFAEENEVVAVIVSTPADAIVAAPYAKALGYKIFYTQKDSLSDTVKMDLERYQVDKVIIVGGPVAVSNEVESQLKKMGVKTKRIYGDTRIETSIAVFNDLIKKRPELTKNIIIAEGFNEKITPVAVSFDSPVLYYGLNRDDKVIEALKEVKVSPENVIILGKKVPNKVVRDIKAKNILIAAGKDDEIIKTALAYAPKINPDIENKKVAVTYAEKSNNPILDAIVSFVKGDVSGVVPIPEKKEDVLKSLISKISTFASGIVISSDTSDVSEIISDIAYKLGITSTTVAEPTRRGGRGITPAPKINEKPEIKEFKIVTDGLKVTFNIKVTDKEGLKKIVLKYGDGTTLTKNISGTEVVENLSKTYILQGKYIVTLEVYDDADQKVSKSEDVNLMYFNVNPEYISKIVSGGVNEVIPITITNYQNTSISLINITTGNLTVSASGDLTIPGHQDKIINYTITNSSALIPGRTYDAKITFALSGHSEINKTVVCEISIPKVETKATTSGKNVSLQVVNTTTVTNTSIEINDSKSNEFEIKTVVGNKSITFAIPTTNTSDTSVVENITINLENINDVLTRADKIKNTSIITEDLIKPILVASKDVKDVSVDIKNISINEDANKLTLHTDISFNDTINNSYVVIAIPVGNNSVDKIVKNGSAIPEYDGSGAQRNYYIYDANNGLVILFMKDDPLLEITLNMGEVNQPPVIVYTELINGLNVLINASESYDPEGKNLTFKWEIPGNETVTYIDNGKVVNITYPVDGTYDITLTVSDGVYEVSSVISVSVAQPVVEKPAITIIANGKTVKFMGQDANTLTIAGAKTINLPTITASVNVVDKKDISKGIEIYFKDNASVKSIIEAMNNFNVIAYSGDTITITYNNPEMNGKNVTMSIINDRNGLRNALRALLNNGDATDLIGIIEKNQYSTYNCTQTVSNDKATWTVPASDFTGYTTVIITEGNGVASDADNVKILAVGGFIACKYNMTLTNTTSGINQTNYTISLSGNPNNKIRYGIMSIDRNVGIELKIEGTNPNDVLFNVSVVGSSGSETVIENSDFITLNASKILDIIEKIFNGTASALYSAPTTSNTTSLEIRDIPNSYTIGIAYDTVDKKIVAIEQQ from the coding sequence ATGAGGCTGTATGCTATATTAGTTTCAATATTTATAATACTTGGAGCAGTTCCGATAGGTTTTGCTGAAGAGAATGAAGTAGTGGCTGTAATAGTTTCCACTCCAGCAGATGCCATTGTAGCAGCTCCTTACGCTAAAGCTCTTGGTTATAAGATATTTTACACACAAAAAGATTCACTATCAGATACAGTTAAAATGGATCTTGAAAGATATCAAGTGGATAAAGTTATAATTGTTGGGGGTCCTGTGGCTGTAAGTAATGAAGTAGAAAGTCAATTAAAGAAAATGGGGGTAAAAACTAAAAGAATTTATGGGGATACAAGAATAGAAACGTCTATTGCTGTCTTTAATGATTTAATTAAAAAAAGGCCAGAACTTACTAAGAATATTATTATTGCTGAAGGATTCAATGAGAAAATAACTCCAGTGGCTGTTTCATTTGATTCCCCTGTTCTTTACTATGGATTAAATAGGGATGATAAAGTAATAGAAGCTTTAAAAGAAGTTAAAGTAAGTCCTGAAAATGTTATAATTCTTGGTAAAAAAGTTCCTAATAAAGTTGTTAGAGATATTAAAGCCAAGAATATCCTTATTGCTGCAGGTAAAGATGATGAGATAATAAAAACTGCCTTAGCTTATGCTCCAAAGATAAATCCAGACATTGAAAATAAGAAAGTTGCAGTTACTTATGCTGAAAAATCAAATAATCCAATTTTAGATGCAATAGTAAGTTTTGTTAAAGGAGATGTATCTGGAGTAGTTCCAATTCCTGAAAAGAAAGAAGATGTTTTGAAGTCATTAATTTCTAAAATATCTACATTTGCGTCAGGTATTGTAATATCCAGCGACACTTCTGACGTATCTGAGATTATATCAGACATTGCCTATAAATTAGGTATAACTTCAACGACCGTTGCAGAGCCCACCAGAAGAGGTGGAAGAGGCATTACACCAGCTCCAAAAATAAATGAAAAACCAGAAATAAAAGAGTTCAAAATTGTTACTGACGGATTAAAGGTAACATTTAACATAAAAGTTACAGATAAAGAAGGACTAAAAAAGATTGTATTGAAGTACGGTGATGGAACAACACTAACCAAAAATATATCAGGAACTGAAGTTGTTGAAAATTTATCAAAAACATATATCTTACAAGGAAAATATATTGTAACATTGGAAGTTTATGATGATGCAGATCAGAAAGTCAGTAAATCAGAAGATGTAAATCTAATGTACTTTAATGTAAATCCTGAATATATATCAAAAATCGTCAGTGGTGGCGTAAATGAAGTTATTCCTATAACTATAACAAACTATCAAAACACCAGTATATCACTGATTAATATCACAACAGGTAACCTTACAGTTTCAGCAAGTGGGGATTTAACAATTCCTGGACATCAAGATAAAATTATAAACTACACCATAACCAATAGTTCAGCATTAATACCCGGAAGAACCTACGATGCAAAAATTACATTTGCATTAAGTGGTCACAGCGAAATAAATAAAACAGTTGTATGTGAAATTTCAATTCCAAAGGTAGAAACAAAAGCTACCACATCAGGTAAAAATGTCTCATTACAAGTTGTAAACACAACTACTGTAACCAATACAAGTATTGAGATAAACGATTCAAAATCCAATGAATTTGAAATAAAAACAGTAGTTGGAAACAAATCAATAACCTTTGCAATTCCAACAACAAATACTTCAGACACATCAGTAGTGGAAAATATAACAATTAATTTAGAAAATATAAATGATGTACTTACCAGAGCTGATAAAATTAAAAATACATCAATAATAACAGAAGACCTTATAAAACCTATCCTCGTTGCAAGTAAGGATGTAAAAGATGTTTCAGTTGATATTAAAAATATATCAATAAATGAAGATGCCAATAAATTAACATTGCATACGGATATCAGCTTTAACGACACTATCAACAACTCATACGTTGTAATAGCAATACCGGTAGGTAATAACTCAGTTGATAAAATTGTCAAAAATGGAAGTGCAATTCCAGAGTATGATGGAAGCGGAGCTCAGCGTAACTATTATATCTATGATGCAAACAATGGATTGGTAATCTTATTCATGAAGGATGACCCATTATTAGAGATTACATTAAATATGGGAGAAGTAAATCAACCTCCAGTAATAGTCTATACAGAACTTATAAATGGATTGAATGTCTTAATAAATGCATCAGAATCATACGATCCAGAAGGTAAAAATTTAACATTCAAATGGGAAATACCAGGAAATGAAACTGTAACATATATTGACAATGGAAAAGTAGTAAATATAACTTACCCAGTAGATGGAACATACGATATCACATTAACTGTATCAGATGGAGTTTATGAAGTTTCATCTGTAATCTCAGTTTCAGTTGCTCAACCAGTAGTAGAAAAACCTGCAATAACAATAATAGCAAATGGAAAAACTGTTAAATTTATGGGACAAGATGCTAACACACTAACCATTGCAGGAGCAAAAACCATTAATTTGCCTACAATAACTGCAAGTGTAAATGTTGTAGATAAAAAAGATATAAGTAAAGGTATAGAAATATACTTTAAAGACAATGCAAGTGTAAAATCAATAATTGAAGCTATGAATAATTTCAATGTCATAGCATACAGTGGAGATACTATTACAATAACCTACAACAATCCAGAAATGAATGGTAAAAATGTAACAATGTCCATAATAAACGATAGAAATGGACTAAGAAATGCTCTAAGGGCCTTACTAAATAATGGAGATGCCACGGATTTAATTGGAATAATAGAAAAGAACCAATACTCCACATACAATTGTACTCAAACAGTATCCAATGACAAAGCAACCTGGACAGTACCTGCAAGTGATTTCACAGGATATACAACAGTAATAATTACAGAAGGAAATGGAGTTGCAAGTGACGCAGATAATGTGAAAATCCTTGCAGTAGGTGGATTTATAGCGTGTAAGTATAATATGACATTAACAAATACAACCAGTGGAATAAACCAAACCAACTATACAATATCACTAAGCGGTAACCCAAATAACAAGATAAGATATGGAATAATGTCCATAGACCGCAATGTTGGAATAGAGTTAAAAATAGAGGGAACTAATCCAAACGATGTATTATTCAATGTATCAGTAGTTGGAAGTAGTGGTTCTGAAACAGTAATAGAAAACAGTGACTTTATAACATTAAACGCTTCTAAAATACTTGATATAATTGAAAAAATATTCAATGGAACAGCATCTGCACTATATAGTGCTCCTACAACATCCAATACAACTTCATTGGAAATAAGAGATATTCCAAATTCATACACCATAGGAATAGCCTACGATACAGTAGATAAAAAGATTGTTGCAATTGAACAGCAATAA
- the rfaD gene encoding ADP-glyceromanno-heptose 6-epimerase, whose product MKVLITGGAGFIGSNLALTLQKNYEVVVLDDFFSGHFKNLIGFEGDIISESILDVDLNQFKDVDVIFHQAAITDTTVSDQRLMMKINTEGFKRFLNFAIENNTTFIYASSAATYGNAPAPQKEEDAGKPNNIYGFSKWICDCIAKRCMEKYPDAHIVGLRYFNVFGPREQFKGKMASMVWQLMKQMLEGKRPRIFKWGEQKRDQVYVKDIVNINLLAMKAKESCIVNAGTGRAVSFNHIIEVLNSILGFEYEPEYIDNPYEEFYQNHTEADLTKAKKYLGYKPKWTFEDAVKDYVEWLKKNNYI is encoded by the coding sequence ATGAAAGTTTTAATAACTGGAGGGGCTGGTTTTATAGGTTCTAATCTTGCTCTAACATTGCAAAAAAATTATGAGGTGGTAGTTTTAGATGATTTTTTTTCTGGGCATTTTAAGAATCTTATAGGTTTTGAAGGGGATATAATTTCTGAAAGTATTTTAGATGTAGATTTAAATCAATTTAAGGATGTGGATGTAATATTCCATCAAGCTGCGATAACCGATACAACTGTATCTGATCAAAGACTTATGATGAAAATAAATACAGAAGGGTTTAAAAGATTCTTAAATTTTGCTATTGAAAACAATACAACATTTATCTACGCTTCTTCAGCTGCTACTTATGGAAATGCTCCAGCACCTCAAAAAGAGGAAGATGCTGGAAAGCCAAATAATATTTATGGTTTTTCAAAGTGGATATGTGATTGTATAGCAAAGAGGTGCATGGAAAAATATCCTGATGCTCATATAGTAGGTTTAAGGTATTTTAACGTATTTGGACCAAGAGAGCAATTTAAAGGTAAAATGGCTTCTATGGTTTGGCAATTGATGAAACAGATGTTAGAAGGAAAAAGACCAAGAATTTTTAAGTGGGGGGAACAAAAAAGAGATCAAGTTTACGTAAAGGATATTGTAAATATAAACTTACTTGCTATGAAAGCTAAAGAAAGTTGCATAGTAAATGCTGGCACTGGAAGAGCTGTAAGTTTTAACCATATTATTGAAGTTTTAAATAGTATTTTAGGATTTGAATATGAACCTGAATATATTGATAATCCATATGAAGAATTTTACCAAAACCATACAGAAGCTGATCTAACGAAGGCTAAAAAGTATCTTGGATACAAACCAAAATGGACTTTTGAAGACGCTGTTAAAGATTATGTCGAATGGCTAAAGAAAAATAATTACATATAA
- the gmd gene encoding GDP-mannose 4,6-dehydratase translates to MKVALITGITGQDGYYLTKLLLEKGYEVHGIVRRNSKKSLGNLEHLSKEEKEQINIHWGDVTDSTFIDRTIKELKPDEVYHLAAQSFVGFSFENPKYTYDVNIGGTLNVVNAIKEYSPESKLYFAATSELYGKVQEIPQKETTPFYPRSPYAVSKLAGFWTVKNYRESYGLFMCNGILFNHESPMRGPEFVTRKISLGVAKIYYGLQKYIELGNLNAKRDWGFAGDYVYGMWLILQHHKPDDFVLATGETHSVREFVEKAFKVVDIEIEWEGKGVKEVGKNADTGEVLVKVNPKYFRPAEVDILVGDYSKAKKELGWEPKVKFDELVEMMVKADLKRIENKEII, encoded by the coding sequence ATGAAAGTAGCATTAATTACTGGAATTACTGGACAGGATGGATATTATTTAACAAAACTGTTATTAGAAAAAGGTTATGAAGTACATGGTATTGTAAGGAGAAATAGTAAAAAGTCCTTAGGTAATTTAGAACATCTCTCTAAAGAGGAAAAAGAACAAATAAACATACACTGGGGGGATGTTACTGATAGTACATTTATCGATAGAACAATAAAAGAACTTAAACCAGATGAAGTTTATCATTTAGCGGCACAAAGTTTTGTTGGTTTCTCTTTTGAGAATCCTAAATACACTTATGATGTAAATATTGGAGGAACATTAAACGTTGTTAATGCTATAAAGGAATATTCTCCAGAGTCAAAATTATATTTTGCAGCGACTTCTGAACTATATGGAAAAGTTCAAGAAATTCCTCAAAAAGAAACTACACCATTTTACCCAAGAAGTCCATATGCAGTTTCTAAATTAGCCGGATTTTGGACCGTTAAAAATTATAGGGAAAGTTATGGTTTGTTTATGTGTAATGGAATTTTGTTTAATCATGAAAGTCCTATGAGAGGTCCTGAATTTGTAACAAGAAAAATCTCATTAGGTGTTGCGAAGATATATTATGGATTACAAAAGTACATTGAATTAGGTAATCTAAATGCAAAAAGAGACTGGGGGTTTGCTGGAGATTATGTTTATGGAATGTGGTTAATATTACAACATCATAAGCCGGATGATTTTGTTTTAGCTACTGGAGAAACACATTCTGTTAGAGAGTTTGTAGAAAAGGCATTTAAAGTTGTAGATATCGAAATAGAGTGGGAAGGGAAAGGGGTTAAAGAAGTAGGAAAAAATGCTGATACTGGAGAAGTTTTAGTCAAGGTCAATCCAAAATACTTCAGACCTGCAGAAGTTGATATATTGGTTGGAGATTATTCAAAGGCTAAGAAAGAACTTGGATGGGAACCTAAGGTTAAATTTGATGAACTGGTTGAGATGATGGTAAAAGCAGACTTAAAAAGAATTGAAAATAAGGAAATTATTTAA
- a CDS encoding glycosyltransferase family 2 protein yields MDKKGKKLLALIPAYNEEKSIKTVIENIKDIADGILVVDDGSTDNTSKYAKECGAEVIRFEKNRGKGAAIREGFRYFINSPYDICFIFDADGQYRKEDILPVCKPIINDEADIVVGSRFLGEYKEGANINYRIRILCNQISTYVTRLMSGLPTTDAQSGLVAVSKYSAKQLDLKADRWGIHQEIIIRAGKKGLRYKEVPIVFEKRMHGVSRLKVLKYPFTAFPVMLRAWIRR; encoded by the coding sequence ATGGATAAAAAAGGAAAAAAACTCTTAGCATTAATTCCAGCATACAATGAAGAAAAATCCATTAAGACTGTAATTGAGAATATTAAAGACATTGCAGATGGAATTTTAGTTGTAGATGATGGTTCAACAGATAATACTTCAAAATATGCTAAGGAATGTGGTGCAGAAGTTATAAGATTTGAAAAAAATAGGGGAAAAGGTGCAGCTATTAGGGAGGGGTTTAGATATTTTATAAATTCACCTTATGATATTTGCTTTATATTTGATGCTGATGGACAGTATAGAAAAGAAGACATTCTCCCAGTATGTAAACCAATAATAAATGATGAAGCTGACATAGTTGTAGGTTCAAGATTTTTGGGGGAGTATAAAGAAGGAGCAAATATTAACTATAGAATTAGGATACTATGTAATCAAATTTCTACCTATGTAACAAGACTCATGTCTGGATTACCAACTACTGATGCTCAAAGTGGTTTAGTGGCTGTCAGCAAATATTCTGCTAAACAATTAGATTTAAAGGCAGATAGGTGGGGCATTCATCAGGAAATAATAATAAGGGCAGGTAAAAAAGGTTTGAGATATAAAGAAGTTCCAATAGTGTTTGAAAAAAGAATGCATGGAGTTTCTCGTTTAAAGGTTTTGAAGTATCCATTTACAGCATTTCCTGTGATGTTGAGGGCGTGGATTAGAAGGTGA
- a CDS encoding glycosyltransferase family 4 protein: protein MNILFIARNYPPQVGGAERLNYELIQNLKNLMDIEVIPNKFGKYSPLFHIYAVFKAVLNRKNIEVVFLSDAYLSPIIPIIKLILKKPVVIKVHGLDITFSNKIYQLIIPRFVNMADKVICISNATKKECIRRGVSPDKCKVILIGINGKDPNDHMDEKAYSKFNIDEHKYILLSVGRLVERKGIHWFVENVIPKLIKKEKNITYVIAGDGPYRETIENIILSKGLEDYVKLLGKVSDDDLELLYNIADIFIMPNIPVDGDMEGFGIVVLEASSHGVPVIASDLEGIRDAVINGKTGFLVEPLNEDAYVEKILEMLDKVKKDRKMKENIKKLTLQNYNWDKISQEYYDVFCSVIKNKN, encoded by the coding sequence ATGAATATATTATTTATTGCAAGAAATTATCCTCCACAGGTCGGTGGTGCAGAACGGCTTAATTATGAACTAATTCAGAATTTAAAAAATTTGATGGATATTGAAGTTATTCCAAATAAGTTTGGAAAGTACTCTCCATTATTTCATATTTATGCCGTATTTAAAGCAGTTTTGAATAGAAAGAATATAGAAGTTGTATTTTTAAGCGATGCTTATCTTTCTCCAATAATCCCGATTATTAAATTGATATTAAAAAAACCTGTTGTTATTAAAGTTCATGGTCTTGATATAACCTTTTCAAATAAAATATACCAATTAATTATTCCAAGATTTGTAAATATGGCTGATAAAGTGATCTGCATAAGCAATGCAACAAAAAAAGAATGTATAAGAAGAGGCGTTTCACCAGATAAGTGTAAAGTTATTCTTATAGGAATAAATGGAAAAGACCCTAATGATCATATGGACGAAAAAGCATACTCCAAATTTAATATTGATGAACATAAGTATATATTATTATCAGTTGGTCGTTTAGTAGAGCGAAAAGGAATTCATTGGTTTGTTGAAAATGTAATTCCTAAACTTATTAAAAAAGAAAAGAACATCACATATGTTATTGCAGGGGATGGACCCTATAGAGAAACTATTGAGAATATCATACTTTCTAAAGGATTAGAAGACTATGTTAAGTTACTTGGAAAAGTAAGTGATGATGATTTAGAGCTACTTTATAATATTGCGGATATCTTTATAATGCCGAATATTCCAGTTGATGGAGATATGGAAGGTTTTGGAATTGTAGTATTGGAGGCATCCTCACATGGAGTTCCTGTTATAGCTTCGGATTTAGAAGGAATACGAGATGCCGTAATAAATGGAAAAACGGGATTTTTGGTAGAACCATTAAATGAAGATGCATATGTGGAGAAAATATTAGAGATGTTAGATAAAGTTAAAAAAGATAGAAAAATGAAAGAAAATATCAAAAAATTAACATTACAAAATTACAACTGGGACAAAATTTCTCAGGAATATTATGATGTTTTTTGTTCAGTAATTAAAAATAAAAATTAA
- a CDS encoding glycosyltransferase family 4 protein, translating into MKIGIISDRLNRPLTGIGNYVYNLINELSKIDKGRIYLINYKENNLFPELNKIIIKNPFEKFPKKPFYFWHLYLNYYLNRKKLDLDIIHSPENIPIFVKLKYQKKIITVHDIIPYIFPKTSIKLNYYRYKYIFPLILKTTDKIITDSYHTKKDLIKHFKIPEDKIKVIHLAANENYKPLKEEEINKIKRKYNLNYPVILYVGALSANKNIPTLLKAFYKLKKQGIKHKLVITGEKRWKYKSIFETIEKLNLQKDVIFTGYVPDEDLPALYNAADLFVYPSLYEGFGLPPLEAMACGTPVITSNTSSLPEVVGDAGIMVNPYDVDELANKMYNVLTNDGLREELSKKGLERAKLFSWKKCAEEHLKVYEEVYNMK; encoded by the coding sequence ATGAAAATAGGAATTATTTCGGATAGATTAAATAGGCCATTAACTGGGATAGGAAATTATGTTTATAACTTAATAAATGAACTTTCAAAAATTGATAAAGGAAGAATTTATTTAATAAATTATAAAGAAAATAATTTGTTTCCAGAACTAAATAAAATTATCATAAAAAATCCATTTGAAAAATTTCCAAAAAAACCTTTCTATTTCTGGCATCTATATTTAAACTATTATTTAAACAGAAAAAAGTTGGATTTAGATATAATACATAGTCCAGAGAATATTCCAATATTTGTTAAATTGAAATATCAAAAAAAGATAATTACTGTTCATGATATTATCCCATATATATTTCCTAAAACATCTATTAAACTAAATTACTATAGATATAAATATATATTTCCTTTAATTTTAAAAACTACTGATAAAATAATAACAGATTCATACCACACAAAAAAAGATCTAATAAAACATTTTAAAATTCCAGAAGATAAGATAAAAGTTATTCACTTAGCAGCAAATGAAAACTACAAACCACTAAAAGAAGAGGAAATAAATAAAATAAAAAGAAAATATAATTTAAATTATCCAGTTATTTTATATGTGGGTGCATTATCTGCAAATAAAAACATTCCAACACTATTAAAAGCGTTCTATAAACTTAAAAAACAAGGAATAAAACATAAATTAGTTATAACTGGAGAAAAAAGATGGAAATACAAATCTATCTTCGAAACCATAGAAAAACTAAATTTACAAAAGGATGTGATATTCACTGGCTACGTTCCAGATGAAGATTTACCTGCATTGTATAATGCAGCGGATTTATTCGTCTATCCTTCTCTTTATGAAGGTTTTGGGCTTCCACCATTAGAGGCTATGGCATGTGGAACACCAGTTATAACCTCTAACACCTCCTCATTACCAGAGGTTGTTGGAGATGCTGGAATAATGGTTAATCCGTATGATGTTGATGAGCTCGCAAATAAAATGTATAATGTTTTGACTAATGATGGGTTAAGAGAAGAATTATCTAAGAAAGGTTTAGAGCGAGCTAAATTATTCTCTTGGAAAAAATGTGCAGAAGAGCATTTGAAGGTATATGAGGAAGTTTATAATATGAAATGA
- a CDS encoding glycosyltransferase family 9 protein, which produces MKRIYKNPKDLGRYMKYIKIVDFIGDCIFFYKKRKKFKKENIKKILVIRLDHIGDMILLSSFLRNLKNNFPNSEITVLCREMTKDVAECIPYIDAIQILNTPWLSRNDRDSWKKILKYIIKYYKKYDLVFDLRGNPLHNIIVSLIGKYSVGYGCKGLGFLLNKEIIWENKPKHTVDRTLDAIRALNLPVDSGKLELKIDEKYYKNLKNKLNSIDFDKDFIILCHPISGNKCKNWLFNYWNELNNLILKENENIIILYGGSKNDYYIINKNINIDNKRIFNIAGELSLKEYFALIDLCNLLISVDTFAVHARAAFNKPLIGIYSGTNYLHEWEPYTSKKIVFQDKSCPYYPCESIKCLLKEHVCMKNIRPEIVFEAYKKLRENYEI; this is translated from the coding sequence ATGAAAAGAATTTACAAAAATCCTAAAGATTTAGGAAGATACATGAAATATATAAAAATAGTAGATTTTATTGGAGATTGTATATTTTTTTATAAAAAAAGAAAAAAATTTAAAAAAGAAAATATAAAAAAAATATTGGTTATCAGATTAGACCATATTGGTGACATGATTTTATTATCTTCGTTCCTTAGAAATCTAAAAAACAACTTTCCAAACTCTGAGATAACAGTCTTATGCAGGGAGATGACAAAAGATGTTGCAGAGTGCATCCCATATATAGATGCTATCCAAATTTTAAATACTCCATGGCTATCTCGAAATGATAGAGATAGCTGGAAGAAAATATTGAAATATATAATAAAATATTACAAAAAATACGATTTAGTATTCGATTTAAGAGGAAATCCACTTCATAATATTATAGTATCATTAATTGGAAAATATTCTGTTGGTTATGGGTGTAAAGGACTGGGTTTTTTATTGAATAAAGAAATTATCTGGGAAAATAAACCAAAACATACGGTGGATAGAACCTTGGACGCCATAAGGGCGTTGAATTTACCCGTTGATAGTGGGAAATTAGAACTAAAAATAGATGAAAAATATTATAAAAATTTAAAAAATAAACTAAATTCCATAGATTTTGATAAAGATTTTATTATATTATGTCATCCCATAAGTGGGAATAAATGTAAAAATTGGTTATTTAATTATTGGAATGAATTAAACAACTTAATTCTTAAAGAAAATGAAAATATAATAATCTTATATGGTGGTTCAAAAAATGATTATTATATAATAAATAAAAATATAAATATAGATAATAAAAGAATTTTTAATATTGCAGGAGAATTATCCTTAAAAGAATATTTTGCATTAATTGACTTATGTAATTTATTAATAAGTGTTGATACTTTTGCAGTTCATGCAAGAGCAGCATTCAATAAACCATTAATTGGAATATATTCTGGAACAAATTATCTTCATGAATGGGAACCATATACATCAAAAAAAATTGTTTTTCAAGATAAAAGTTGTCCTTATTATCCATGTGAAAGCATTAAATGCTTATTAAAAGAACATGTTTGCATGAAAAATATAAGGCCTGAAATAGTATTTGAAGCATATAAAAAATTAAGAGAAAATTATGAAATTTGA
- a CDS encoding DUF1616 domain-containing protein, translating to MDKRLLIQNIDIIFILLCLIIVSYYMVFEKYNILRVIFGSLMVLFFPGYLLINTLFFNNKIFNNLEKFGLSLGLSICITGLLGFVLSLIYIISEYTILLTISLWNIFFSMLLFIMRAYNYK from the coding sequence ATGGATAAACGCTTATTAATACAAAATATTGACATAATATTTATACTTTTATGTCTGATTATTGTAAGTTATTATATGGTCTTTGAAAAATATAATATACTTAGAGTTATTTTTGGAAGTTTAATGGTTTTGTTTTTTCCAGGTTATTTATTAATAAACACATTATTTTTTAATAACAAAATATTTAATAATTTAGAAAAATTTGGATTATCATTAGGGTTGAGTATTTGCATAACTGGATTGTTGGGATTTGTTTTATCATTAATTTATATTATTTCAGAATATACTATATTACTAACTATATCGTTATGGAATATATTTTTTTCAATGCTATTATTTATTATGCGAGCATATAACTACAAATAA